A genomic stretch from Angustibacter sp. Root456 includes:
- the pgm gene encoding phosphoglucomutase (alpha-D-glucose-1,6-bisphosphate-dependent), translating to MSDSRAGQPAQPSDLVDLDHLLAAYTDVTPDVDDPAQAVTFGTSGHRGSSLDGAFNEAHILATTQAIVEYRAEQGTTGPLLMGRDTHALSRPAWQSALEVLVANGVTVLVDSEDGYTPTPAVSHAILRLNRTHAHGPADGIVVTPSHNPPRDGGFKYNPPHGGPADSDATGWIQRRANDLLRDGLRGVRRVPLAQAREQAHAYDFLGHYVDDLPEVLDLEAVRDAGVRIGADPLGGASVAYWGAIAERLDLDLTVVNPEVDPRWSFMTLDWDGKIRMDCSSPYAMASLIGNRDAYQISTGNDADADRHGIVTPDAGLMNPNHFLAVAIQYLFGARQGWAADAAVGKTLVSSSMIDRVAADLGRRLVEVPVGFKWFVPGLLDGSVGFGGEESAGASFLRRDGSVWTTDKDGILLALLASEILAVTGRSPSEHYRELTQRFGEPAYARVDAAASREQKAALAKLSADDVDATELAGEPITAKLTRAPGNDAAVGGLKVVTESAWFAARPSGTEDVYKIYAESFRGPEHLEQVQAAARDLVSTTLGA from the coding sequence ATGAGCGACTCCCGCGCCGGTCAGCCCGCCCAGCCCAGCGACCTGGTCGACCTCGACCACCTGCTCGCCGCGTACACCGACGTCACACCGGACGTCGACGACCCGGCTCAGGCCGTCACGTTCGGCACGTCAGGGCACCGGGGGTCGAGTCTGGACGGCGCCTTCAACGAGGCGCACATCCTCGCCACGACCCAGGCCATCGTGGAGTACCGCGCCGAGCAGGGCACGACCGGGCCGCTGCTGATGGGTCGCGACACGCACGCGCTGTCCCGTCCGGCGTGGCAGAGCGCGCTCGAGGTGCTCGTGGCGAACGGCGTCACCGTGCTCGTCGACTCCGAGGACGGCTACACGCCCACGCCAGCGGTATCGCACGCCATCCTGCGGCTCAACCGCACTCACGCCCACGGCCCGGCCGACGGCATCGTCGTCACGCCCTCGCACAACCCGCCGCGCGACGGCGGTTTCAAGTACAACCCGCCGCACGGCGGCCCGGCTGACAGCGACGCGACGGGGTGGATCCAGCGCCGCGCCAACGACCTGCTGCGCGACGGGCTGCGCGGCGTCCGGCGGGTGCCGCTGGCGCAGGCCCGCGAGCAGGCGCACGCCTACGACTTCCTCGGCCACTACGTCGACGACCTGCCCGAGGTGCTCGACCTGGAGGCGGTGCGCGATGCCGGGGTGCGGATCGGCGCCGACCCGCTGGGTGGCGCGAGCGTCGCGTACTGGGGAGCGATCGCCGAGCGGCTCGACCTCGACCTCACGGTGGTCAACCCCGAGGTCGACCCGCGTTGGTCGTTCATGACCCTCGACTGGGACGGCAAGATCCGGATGGACTGCTCGTCGCCGTACGCCATGGCGTCCCTCATCGGCAACCGCGACGCCTACCAGATCTCCACCGGCAACGACGCCGACGCCGACCGGCACGGCATCGTCACCCCGGACGCCGGGCTGATGAACCCCAACCACTTCCTGGCCGTCGCGATCCAGTACCTCTTCGGCGCACGGCAGGGCTGGGCGGCGGACGCCGCGGTCGGCAAGACCCTGGTGTCGTCGTCCATGATCGACCGCGTGGCCGCCGACCTGGGCCGGCGCCTCGTGGAGGTGCCGGTGGGCTTCAAGTGGTTCGTGCCCGGGCTGCTCGACGGCTCGGTCGGCTTCGGCGGCGAGGAGAGCGCGGGCGCGTCGTTCCTGCGCCGCGACGGCTCGGTGTGGACCACCGACAAGGACGGCATCCTGCTCGCCCTGCTGGCCTCTGAGATCCTCGCGGTCACCGGCCGCTCGCCGTCCGAGCACTACCGCGAGCTCACCCAGCGCTTCGGCGAGCCGGCCTACGCCCGGGTGGACGCCGCCGCGTCCCGCGAGCAGAAGGCGGCGCTCGCGAAGCTGTCGGCCGACGACGTGGACGCCACCGAGCTGGCCGGCGAGCCGATCACCGCCAAGCTCACGCGCGCGCCCGGCAACGACGCCGCCGTCGGCGGCCTGAAGGTCGTCACCGAGTCCGCCTGGTTCGCCGCGCGGCCCTCGGGCACCGAGGACGTCTACAAGATCTACGCCGAGTCCTTCCGCGGCCCCGAGCACCTCGAGCAGGTGCAGGCCGCTGCCCGCGACCTCGTCTCCACCACCCTCGGCGCCTGA
- a CDS encoding ABC transporter ATP-binding protein, with protein MSGLDVAAHGLVHIYRLEGNDVVALSGVDLDIASGEVVGLLGPSGSGKSTLLNLLAGLLRPSAGRLRVGEHDLTRLDEKGLARMRASDVGIVVQGAMRNLLPYASPVDNVRFAQRGAQALGRDLPDPLEVLDLVGLADHARTPLDQLAPGQRQRLAVGVALGARPGLLLLDEPTSQLDHEGRDEVLAAIEDVNRLLGTTVVAVTHDPQVAARLHRTVTIRDGRVGAEGRRGEDFAVVGRDGSLALPPDVLEVVPPGSLLRVELQDDGTVRLVPQTDEPAEPSGRHRAAEEVTA; from the coding sequence ATGAGCGGCCTGGACGTCGCGGCCCACGGGCTCGTGCACATCTACCGGCTCGAGGGCAACGACGTGGTCGCGCTCTCGGGCGTCGACCTCGACATCGCCTCGGGCGAGGTCGTCGGGCTGCTCGGGCCGTCGGGCTCGGGCAAGTCGACGCTGCTCAACCTGCTCGCGGGCCTGCTGCGCCCCAGCGCCGGCCGGCTGCGCGTGGGTGAGCACGACCTCACCCGGCTCGACGAGAAGGGGCTGGCCCGGATGCGGGCCAGCGACGTCGGCATCGTGGTGCAGGGCGCCATGCGCAACCTGCTGCCGTACGCCTCGCCGGTCGACAACGTGCGCTTCGCCCAGCGCGGCGCCCAGGCCCTCGGCCGGGATCTGCCCGACCCGCTCGAGGTGCTCGACCTGGTGGGGCTCGCCGACCACGCGCGCACACCGCTCGACCAGCTGGCACCTGGGCAGCGCCAGCGGCTCGCCGTCGGGGTGGCCCTCGGGGCGCGACCTGGGCTGCTGTTGCTCGACGAGCCCACCAGCCAGCTCGACCACGAGGGACGCGACGAGGTGCTGGCGGCGATCGAGGACGTCAACCGGTTGCTCGGCACGACCGTCGTGGCGGTGACCCACGACCCGCAGGTGGCCGCCCGGCTGCACCGCACGGTGACGATCCGCGACGGGCGGGTCGGCGCCGAGGGACGGCGCGGCGAGGACTTCGCCGTCGTCGGCCGCGACGGGTCGCTCGCGCTGCCGCCCGACGTCCTGGAGGTCGTGCCGCCCGGCTCGCTGCTGCGGGTGGAGCTGCAGGACGACGGCACCGTGCGGCTCGTCCCGCAGACCGACGAGCCGGCTGAGCCGAGCGGACGTCACCGGGCCGCTGAGGAGGTCACCGCATGA
- a CDS encoding GGDEF domain-containing protein, whose product MASPPALTPSSRPASAEQALRELVLLPEARYEEMLAIPAQFAMDALSGHSASLSRWERDRGLLRTLVNVGDLSPAETRFPPEEVYEAATDTAIARVLVGQPMLYRRSDPALDEHGRGLLDFSVKDSALSLPVWVDERLWGELWVSRDDEALDLEALAAGESVVAEVAGMVAIAERLQHMARMAFEDPLTGVGNRRALDDALRELLADGGPGVTVVMCDIDNLKDLNDEHGHVMGDRAIVATADALATTANAVPDTVTVRLGGDEFAVLLVGEQRARAIAIVEAAARLLSASDLPVEVSCGIAVVPSGISGRDAVAAADAAQYAAKTRGALLVVASDLPDIAPERRRNRRRNSDRPPTALSTAQAVCEVVTTLADQLSDAPDTPGGRLRWLGERLLTPLDLQEWSLSRVDLVGDRMLSTDSLGLRQTPLSSVPAHDRQVDKRFRLDDFPLSQAAVECDQWFRVAVDDPEADPHERAVLHEMGMHHVVALGCRDGVTGWLLELYGRDSGADLRAVGSVLALGAAGLLFRPFVPVA is encoded by the coding sequence GTGGCGAGTCCTCCTGCCCTCACGCCCTCGTCGCGCCCGGCGTCGGCTGAACAGGCCCTGCGCGAGCTCGTGCTCCTGCCGGAGGCGCGGTACGAGGAGATGCTCGCGATCCCCGCGCAGTTCGCGATGGACGCTCTCAGCGGCCACAGCGCGTCGCTGTCGCGTTGGGAGCGTGACCGCGGCCTGTTGCGCACCCTCGTCAACGTGGGTGACCTGAGCCCGGCCGAGACGCGGTTCCCGCCAGAAGAGGTCTACGAGGCCGCCACCGACACCGCGATCGCCCGCGTGCTCGTCGGCCAGCCCATGCTCTACCGCCGCAGCGACCCGGCGCTCGACGAGCACGGGCGGGGCCTGCTCGACTTCTCGGTCAAGGACTCGGCGCTCAGCCTGCCCGTGTGGGTCGACGAGCGCCTGTGGGGTGAGCTCTGGGTCAGTCGGGACGACGAGGCGCTGGACCTCGAGGCGCTGGCCGCCGGTGAGAGCGTCGTCGCGGAGGTGGCCGGCATGGTCGCCATCGCGGAACGGTTGCAGCACATGGCCCGCATGGCGTTCGAGGACCCTCTCACCGGCGTCGGCAACCGGCGCGCTCTCGATGACGCGCTGCGCGAGCTGCTCGCCGACGGCGGCCCCGGCGTCACGGTCGTCATGTGCGACATCGACAACCTCAAGGACCTCAACGACGAGCACGGGCACGTCATGGGCGACCGGGCCATCGTGGCCACGGCGGACGCCCTCGCGACGACGGCGAACGCCGTCCCCGACACCGTCACCGTGCGGCTGGGCGGCGACGAGTTCGCCGTCCTGCTCGTCGGCGAGCAGCGGGCACGGGCCATCGCGATCGTGGAGGCCGCGGCCCGGCTGCTGTCCGCCAGCGACCTGCCGGTGGAGGTCAGCTGCGGCATCGCCGTCGTCCCGTCCGGCATCAGCGGCCGCGACGCCGTGGCAGCCGCCGACGCGGCGCAGTACGCCGCCAAGACGCGCGGCGCCCTGCTGGTGGTGGCCTCCGACCTGCCCGACATCGCCCCCGAGCGTCGCCGGAACCGGCGGCGCAACAGCGACCGCCCACCGACCGCCCTCAGCACCGCGCAGGCCGTCTGCGAGGTGGTGACCACGCTCGCCGACCAGCTCAGCGACGCCCCCGACACCCCGGGTGGCCGGCTGCGGTGGCTGGGTGAGCGCCTGCTGACTCCGCTCGACCTGCAGGAGTGGTCGCTCAGCCGCGTCGACCTGGTGGGCGACCGGATGCTCAGCACCGACTCGCTGGGACTGCGACAGACCCCCCTGTCGAGCGTCCCGGCGCACGACCGGCAGGTCGACAAGCGCTTCCGGCTCGATGACTTCCCGCTGAGCCAGGCGGCGGTCGAGTGCGACCAGTGGTTCCGCGTCGCGGTCGACGACCCGGAAGCCGACCCCCACGAGCGCGCCGTGCTGCACGAGATGGGCATGCACCACGTCGTCGCCCTCGGCTGCCGCGACGGGGTCACCGGGTGGCTGCTGGAGCTCTACGGCCGCGACAGCGGAGCCGACCTGCGGGCGGTCGGGAGCGTGCTCGCTCTCGGGGCCGCTGGCCTGCTCTTCCGGCCGTTCGTGCCCGTGGCCTGA
- a CDS encoding ABC transporter ATP-binding protein, with protein MSEVRATTAVAAQGLSGRSIAVAFDGREVLADVDVQVRAGQLLAVTGPSGAGKTTLLWALAGLRLPDSGSVELDGAPLTSRDDASARGVVIVPQGNALATVLTAGENVVVPLLAAGVDPEHARAAAAAALESVGLGQSGHQLVEELSGGQQQRVAVARGLAQAGRVLLADEPTSELDAVNRARVVELLRGEAERGAVVVMATHDPEAAAACDGELHLDAGVPQWVRPLSG; from the coding sequence ATGAGTGAGGTTCGAGCCACCACGGCCGTTGCCGCGCAAGGGCTCTCGGGTCGGTCGATCGCCGTCGCCTTCGACGGTCGCGAGGTGCTTGCCGACGTCGACGTGCAGGTGCGCGCCGGCCAGCTGTTGGCCGTCACCGGGCCGTCCGGCGCGGGCAAGACCACGTTGCTGTGGGCGCTCGCCGGCCTGCGGCTGCCTGACTCCGGGTCCGTCGAGCTGGACGGCGCGCCGCTCACCTCGCGCGATGACGCTTCGGCTCGTGGTGTGGTCATCGTGCCGCAGGGCAACGCGCTCGCGACGGTGCTCACCGCCGGCGAGAACGTCGTCGTCCCTCTGCTGGCGGCCGGTGTCGATCCCGAGCACGCACGGGCGGCGGCGGCCGCCGCGCTGGAGTCGGTGGGCCTCGGCCAGTCGGGGCACCAGCTCGTCGAGGAGCTGTCGGGCGGCCAGCAGCAGCGCGTCGCGGTCGCCCGCGGCCTCGCGCAAGCCGGGCGGGTGCTGCTGGCCGACGAGCCGACGAGCGAGCTCGACGCGGTGAACCGCGCGCGCGTCGTCGAGCTGCTGCGCGGTGAGGCAGAGCGCGGCGCGGTCGTCGTCATGGCCACGCACGATCCCGAGGCAGCGGCCGCGTGCGACGGCGAGCTGCACCTGGACGCCGGTGTGCCGCAGTGGGTCCGGCCGCTGAGCGGCTGA
- a CDS encoding tetratricopeptide repeat protein: MSQPTGQPASSSVPLRGAVDLAAVAAQAKRREQAAASAGASGGSAASGAFVVDATEASFQGVVEQSMTVPVVVDLWAEWCGPCKQLSPVLERLAAEYAGRFLLAKVDVDANPRLGQVFQAQSIPTVVAIVKGQPVPLFQGALPEQQVRAYLDELLRVAEANGVTGRIEGGAPADDAAEPPAEPPLPPLHQKAFDAIEAGDLDAAAAAYEQALAQAPADADARVGLAQVNLMRRTQDADPQAARAAAASAPSDPDAQLLVADLDLLGGHVDDAFARLVETVRTTSGDERERVRQHLVELFEIVGSDDARVAAARRALSMALF, encoded by the coding sequence ATGAGCCAGCCCACGGGCCAGCCGGCCTCCTCCTCGGTGCCCCTGCGCGGGGCCGTCGACCTCGCGGCCGTCGCCGCCCAGGCCAAGCGGCGCGAGCAGGCCGCGGCGTCGGCCGGTGCCTCGGGTGGGTCCGCTGCGTCCGGCGCGTTCGTCGTCGACGCCACGGAGGCGTCCTTCCAGGGCGTGGTCGAGCAGTCGATGACCGTGCCCGTGGTCGTCGACCTGTGGGCCGAGTGGTGCGGGCCGTGCAAGCAGCTCAGTCCGGTGCTCGAGCGGCTGGCGGCCGAGTACGCCGGGCGCTTCCTGCTGGCCAAGGTCGACGTCGACGCCAACCCACGGCTCGGCCAGGTGTTCCAGGCGCAGTCCATCCCGACCGTCGTCGCCATCGTCAAGGGCCAGCCCGTGCCGCTGTTCCAGGGAGCGCTGCCCGAGCAGCAGGTGCGCGCCTACCTCGACGAGCTGCTGCGCGTGGCGGAGGCCAACGGGGTCACCGGGCGCATCGAGGGTGGCGCGCCGGCGGACGATGCGGCCGAGCCGCCTGCCGAGCCGCCGCTGCCGCCGTTGCACCAGAAGGCCTTTGACGCCATCGAGGCTGGTGACCTCGACGCCGCCGCCGCTGCGTACGAGCAGGCCCTCGCGCAGGCGCCCGCCGACGCCGACGCCAGGGTCGGCCTCGCGCAGGTCAACCTCATGCGCCGCACCCAGGACGCCGACCCGCAGGCCGCCCGCGCGGCGGCGGCCAGCGCGCCGTCCGACCCGGACGCGCAGCTGCTCGTCGCCGACCTCGACCTGCTCGGTGGGCACGTCGACGACGCCTTCGCGCGCCTCGTCGAGACGGTGCGAACGACGTCCGGTGACGAGCGCGAGCGCGTGCGCCAGCACCTCGTGGAGCTCTTCGAGATCGTCGGTTCCGACGACGCGCGGGTCGCGGCGGCCCGCCGTGCGCTCAGCATGGCCCTCTTCTGA
- a CDS encoding MarR family winged helix-turn-helix transcriptional regulator: MPRVLRLAFDPVARAEELWRERWDAGDSMAAATSIMRVQQLLIARYDEALKRHELTFARYEALVLLTFSRTGRLPLSKIGERLMVHPTSVTNIVQRLEQAGLVERTPNPDDGRGTLAGITARGRRVVEAATADLVDLDFGLEALDGAERVQLFELLRKVRVGAGDFADA, encoded by the coding sequence ATGCCCCGAGTCCTGCGCCTCGCCTTCGACCCCGTCGCGCGCGCCGAAGAGCTCTGGCGTGAGCGGTGGGACGCCGGCGACTCCATGGCGGCTGCGACGTCGATCATGCGCGTGCAGCAGCTGCTCATCGCGCGGTACGACGAGGCGCTGAAGCGGCACGAGCTCACGTTCGCGCGTTACGAGGCGCTGGTGCTGCTCACCTTCAGCCGCACGGGCCGCCTGCCGTTGTCGAAGATCGGCGAGCGGCTCATGGTGCACCCCACGAGCGTCACGAACATCGTCCAGCGCCTCGAGCAGGCCGGCTTGGTCGAGCGCACCCCGAACCCCGACGACGGCCGCGGCACCCTCGCCGGCATCACCGCGCGCGGCCGGCGCGTCGTCGAGGCGGCCACGGCCGACCTCGTCGACCTCGACTTCGGTCTCGAGGCGCTCGACGGCGCCGAGCGGGTGCAGCTGTTCGAGCTGCTGCGCAAGGTGCGCGTGGGGGCCGGCGACTTCGCCGACGCCTGA
- a CDS encoding methylmalonyl-CoA mutase yields MGAEQQDDAIEAGRRRWQQRYDQAVATGKVRDADFTTLSASEVEPVYGPPEGAVDPRMERIGWPGEFPFTRGLYPTGYRGRTWTIRQFAGFGNAEQTNERYRMILARGGGGLSVAFDMPTLMGRDSDDPMSLGEVGHCGVAIDSAADMDVLFAGIPLGDVTTSMTISGPAVPVFCMYLVAAERQGVDLAALDGTLQTDIFKEYIAQKEWLFAPEPHLRLIGDLMEYCAENIPAYKPLSVSGYHIREAGSTAAQELAYTLADGFAYVELGLSRGLDVDRFAPGLSFFFDAHVDFFEEIAKFRAARRIWARWLRDVYGATTDRAQWLRFHTQTAGVSLTAQQPYNNVVRTAVEALAAVLGGTNSLHTNALDETLALPTDESAEIALRTQQVLMEETGVTNVADPLGGSWYVEALTDRIEAEAEAIFARIREMGERGRDVAADGEVRHEIGPITSGILRGIEDGWFMAEIADAAFQYQTSLEKGDKKVVGVNVHTESLTHELEILRVSHEVEREQVRVLGDRRAARDEQLVQQRLAALVETARGSDNMLPAMLDAVRAEATLGEICGALKELWGDYREPARF; encoded by the coding sequence ATGGGTGCTGAGCAGCAGGACGACGCGATCGAGGCCGGACGACGCCGCTGGCAGCAGCGCTACGACCAGGCCGTCGCCACGGGCAAGGTCCGCGACGCGGACTTCACGACCCTGTCGGCCAGCGAGGTCGAGCCCGTCTACGGCCCGCCCGAGGGCGCCGTCGACCCGCGCATGGAGCGCATCGGCTGGCCGGGGGAGTTCCCCTTCACCCGCGGGCTGTACCCCACGGGCTACCGCGGCCGCACCTGGACGATCCGCCAGTTCGCCGGCTTCGGCAACGCCGAGCAGACCAACGAGCGCTACCGGATGATCCTGGCGCGCGGCGGCGGGGGCCTGTCGGTGGCCTTCGACATGCCGACCCTCATGGGCCGCGACTCCGACGACCCCATGAGCCTCGGTGAGGTCGGGCACTGCGGCGTGGCCATCGACTCCGCCGCCGACATGGACGTGCTGTTCGCCGGGATCCCGCTCGGTGACGTGACGACGTCCATGACCATCAGCGGCCCCGCCGTGCCGGTGTTCTGCATGTACCTCGTGGCCGCCGAGCGCCAGGGGGTCGACCTGGCAGCCCTCGACGGCACGCTGCAGACCGACATCTTCAAGGAGTACATCGCCCAGAAGGAGTGGCTGTTCGCACCCGAGCCGCACCTTCGCCTGATCGGCGACCTCATGGAGTACTGCGCCGAGAACATCCCGGCCTACAAGCCGCTGTCGGTGAGCGGGTACCACATCCGCGAGGCGGGGTCGACGGCTGCGCAGGAGCTCGCGTACACCCTGGCCGACGGCTTCGCCTACGTCGAGCTCGGCCTCTCGCGCGGGCTCGACGTCGACCGCTTCGCCCCCGGGCTCAGCTTCTTCTTCGACGCGCACGTCGACTTCTTCGAGGAGATCGCCAAGTTCCGCGCGGCCCGGCGCATCTGGGCTCGCTGGCTGCGTGACGTGTACGGCGCGACGACCGACCGCGCGCAGTGGCTGCGGTTCCACACCCAGACCGCCGGCGTCTCGCTCACCGCCCAGCAGCCCTACAACAACGTCGTCCGGACGGCGGTCGAGGCCCTCGCTGCGGTGCTCGGCGGCACGAACTCGTTGCACACCAACGCCCTCGACGAGACGCTCGCGCTGCCCACCGACGAGTCGGCCGAGATCGCGCTGCGCACCCAGCAGGTGCTCATGGAGGAGACGGGCGTCACCAACGTCGCCGACCCGCTGGGTGGCAGCTGGTACGTCGAGGCGCTCACCGACCGCATCGAGGCCGAGGCCGAGGCCATCTTCGCCCGCATCCGCGAGATGGGGGAGCGTGGCCGCGACGTCGCCGCAGACGGCGAGGTGCGGCACGAGATCGGCCCGATCACCAGCGGCATCCTGCGCGGCATCGAGGACGGCTGGTTCATGGCCGAGATCGCCGACGCCGCCTTCCAGTACCAGACGTCGCTGGAGAAGGGCGACAAGAAGGTCGTCGGCGTCAACGTGCACACCGAGTCGCTCACGCACGAGCTGGAGATCCTGCGCGTAAGCCACGAGGTCGAGCGCGAGCAGGTCCGCGTGCTCGGCGACCGGCGCGCGGCCCGTGACGAGCAGCTGGTGCAGCAACGGCTGGCCGCGCTCGTCGAGACGGCCCGCGGCAGCGACAACATGCTGCCGGCGATGCTGGACGCCGTGCGCGCCGAGGCGACGCTCGGCGAGATCTGCGGGGCGCTCAAGGAGCTGTGGGGCGACTACCGGGAGCCCGCCCGGTTCTAG